A genomic segment from Prochlorothrix hollandica PCC 9006 = CALU 1027 encodes:
- a CDS encoding type II secretion system protein GspD: protein MNLAFIGGEAAGVEGAAAGGEGPAVTLDIEGEPVQDVFNYVLRLTNLKAVRQGRTILVGEELPAEVQSRNTIVRTLRVNQAEAAAVANFLVAQGAEARLVETVTTRTVLNEGTVNQSVEETQTTQVTSIAPEESANGSPSVLRGLTVVTDSRLNSITLVGDVPTVELATSFSKQLDLRQRQVAVNVKVVDVDLNNEGSFSSNFSFGINDSFVVSDGGAATMRFGATAPATSQSLNSSAINPPVIPYTTSENFTGLYPRGFLQSAQGVQSPTQVDLSRNVTIPNLSSDSNQFAVTRVRVNPATGARTTDSLGTLALPPGSTLTDANGSITVPSVNFLNSNPLSPSVTGSTNSGVITGSSITPGQLEFVDVDNNGIFTTGVDLIQRLIQPQGSVSQALPQLFQFPTNFLASIQAQVTQGNAKILTDPTLVVQEGQSATINLTSKVITGVNETVNAVGTTSQVARTFAQEDVGLLVSISVPRIDDNGFVTMEIQPRISTIVDTATVGLSTGASQTINVVGKRELNSGKLRLRDGQTLIIAGVITEQEIENITKWPILGDIPILGTLFRNTTTTRNRREVVIVVTPQIMDDSDRSNFGYSYTPGPDAQELIDRPR from the coding sequence TTGAACCTAGCCTTTATTGGCGGGGAAGCGGCGGGCGTTGAGGGTGCCGCTGCGGGCGGTGAAGGCCCAGCGGTGACTTTGGATATTGAGGGGGAGCCGGTTCAGGATGTTTTTAACTACGTGCTGCGCTTAACTAACCTCAAGGCGGTACGCCAGGGTCGCACAATTTTGGTCGGCGAAGAGCTACCGGCGGAAGTTCAGAGTCGCAATACCATTGTCCGTACTCTGCGGGTTAACCAGGCTGAAGCTGCCGCTGTTGCAAACTTCTTAGTTGCCCAGGGTGCAGAAGCCCGTTTAGTTGAAACGGTTACAACGCGAACTGTTCTGAATGAGGGGACTGTTAACCAATCCGTTGAAGAAACACAGACTACCCAGGTCACTTCCATTGCCCCTGAAGAAAGTGCCAATGGCTCACCCAGTGTTTTACGGGGACTGACGGTTGTTACGGACTCTCGCCTGAACTCTATTACCTTAGTGGGTGACGTACCGACAGTTGAATTGGCCACGTCTTTTTCAAAACAGCTTGATCTACGTCAGCGTCAAGTGGCTGTCAACGTCAAGGTTGTTGACGTTGACTTAAACAATGAAGGCTCATTTTCTTCTAACTTTTCCTTTGGGATCAATGATAGCTTTGTTGTGAGCGATGGGGGTGCTGCTACCATGCGCTTTGGAGCAACTGCACCAGCAACTAGCCAAAGCCTCAACAGTAGCGCTATAAACCCACCAGTTATCCCATACACAACTTCTGAAAACTTTACTGGACTCTATCCCCGCGGCTTTCTGCAAAGCGCTCAGGGTGTTCAGTCTCCTACCCAAGTCGATTTGTCTAGAAATGTGACTATTCCTAACCTCAGCAGTGACAGTAATCAATTCGCTGTTACACGTGTTCGAGTGAATCCGGCAACAGGGGCAAGGACTACTGACAGCCTGGGAACCTTGGCTTTGCCTCCTGGCAGCACTCTCACCGATGCAAACGGATCTATTACTGTGCCAAGTGTCAACTTCCTGAACAGCAACCCACTTAGCCCTTCTGTAACAGGCAGTACCAACTCTGGTGTCATCACTGGATCCAGCATTACTCCTGGACAACTTGAGTTTGTCGATGTTGATAACAATGGTATTTTCACAACAGGTGTTGATTTGATCCAGCGCCTTATCCAACCCCAAGGTTCTGTTAGTCAGGCGCTACCTCAGCTTTTCCAGTTCCCTACCAATTTCCTGGCTAGCATTCAGGCTCAGGTCACCCAAGGCAACGCTAAAATCTTGACTGATCCTACTTTAGTTGTTCAAGAGGGCCAATCTGCAACAATTAACCTGACAAGTAAGGTTATTACTGGAGTCAATGAGACAGTTAATGCAGTAGGGACAACCTCTCAAGTTGCGCGTACCTTTGCTCAAGAAGATGTGGGGCTGTTAGTTTCGATTTCAGTTCCTCGCATTGACGATAACGGCTTTGTGACTATGGAGATTCAGCCGCGCATCAGCACCATAGTCGATACAGCTACGGTTGGACTAAGTACCGGCGCAAGTCAAACAATCAATGTGGTTGGTAAGCGTGAACTTAACTCTGGTAAACTGCGTTTGAGAGATGGACAGACTCTAATTATAGCAGGTGTTATTACGGAGCAAGAAATTGAAAATATCACAAAATGGCCAATTCTAGGAGATATTCCTATTCTAGGAACTCTATTCCGCAATACCACAACAACCAGGAATCGCCGTGAAGTTGTGATCGTTGTTACGCCACAGATCATGGATGATTCAGATCGATCCAACTTTGGCTATAGCTACACCCCTGGCCCAGATGCCCAAGAGTTGATCGATCGGCCTCGCTAA
- a CDS encoding Uma2 family endonuclease, translating to MVTLQLRQLSAPPGQCLLIQHLDWASLEAILTELGDQRTSRIAYSDGTLEIRMPLPEHEIAKELMGDLIKILLDELEIDCECYGSTTFKRQQVNSGLEPDQCFYIQNHRQMRDRRRINLDIDPPPDLALEVDVTSKTKLEAYTRLGVPELWVYDNTQLTIYVLQAGQYQGVLTSPTFPHLPIVDLVAETIAQGQTIGRSPALRALRNRIRSEFT from the coding sequence ATGGTCACCCTCCAACTGCGGCAACTCAGCGCTCCCCCCGGCCAATGCCTCCTGATCCAGCATCTCGATTGGGCGAGCCTGGAAGCTATCCTCACTGAACTCGGTGACCAACGCACGAGCCGCATTGCCTACAGCGACGGAACTCTCGAAATCAGAATGCCCCTGCCGGAACACGAAATCGCTAAGGAACTGATGGGCGACCTCATCAAGATTCTGCTGGACGAACTGGAAATTGACTGTGAGTGTTACGGCTCCACGACGTTCAAACGCCAACAGGTCAACAGCGGTCTAGAACCAGATCAATGCTTTTACATCCAAAACCATCGGCAAATGCGCGATCGGCGACGGATTAATCTCGATATCGACCCCCCGCCAGATCTTGCCCTTGAAGTCGATGTCACTTCCAAAACTAAACTGGAAGCCTACACCCGTTTGGGGGTTCCGGAACTCTGGGTTTATGACAATACTCAACTCACGATTTATGTTCTCCAGGCTGGCCAGTACCAAGGTGTCTTGACTAGCCCGACTTTCCCCCATTTGCCCATTGTTGATCTCGTGGCTGAAACGATCGCCCAAGGTCAAACGATCGGCAGAAGCCCTGCCCTCCGCGCTCTTCGCAACCGCATCCGCTCTGAATTCACCTAA
- a CDS encoding PilN domain-containing protein — MYSLDINFLNDRSEPGSSPGSAPSLKPKAVANNTPMIIGALVGLCLPAAAFGANVYLTGVGTTLTSQRDQLQADLQTVAGQASEVNSITEKTATAEADIQALLGVFQKLQPISASLQEVSNQMPEGVLISFFELKDGALPEPDPAAPPPPPPVEGEPLPIPDLPPKAVSLKGRALSYAQLNDFLLGLKNSPFLVEDTIKLSAVTLIDGTEAFQFEPFQPEVKLGEDPPPPVLEPEFMPTLEVELPYVVEFQVDANLSSPAPAEVLDKLRNLKADGLVTRIETLQQMGVITE, encoded by the coding sequence ATGTATAGCTTAGATATTAATTTTCTTAACGATCGCAGCGAACCGGGCAGCAGCCCAGGATCTGCCCCATCCCTCAAGCCCAAGGCAGTGGCCAATAACACCCCCATGATCATTGGGGCACTGGTGGGTCTCTGTTTACCGGCAGCGGCCTTTGGAGCCAATGTCTACTTGACCGGGGTGGGCACCACCTTAACCAGCCAACGGGATCAACTCCAGGCCGATCTACAAACCGTGGCGGGCCAAGCGTCCGAGGTCAATAGCATCACCGAAAAGACCGCAACAGCGGAGGCGGATATTCAAGCCTTGCTGGGGGTGTTCCAAAAATTACAACCCATTTCCGCCTCTCTCCAGGAAGTCAGTAATCAGATGCCGGAGGGGGTGTTGATTAGCTTTTTTGAACTGAAGGATGGCGCATTACCAGAACCGGATCCCGCCGCCCCGCCCCCCCCACCTCCCGTGGAGGGAGAACCACTCCCGATTCCTGATCTGCCCCCCAAGGCGGTGTCCCTCAAGGGGCGGGCCTTGTCCTATGCCCAACTCAATGATTTTCTGCTGGGCCTGAAAAACTCTCCCTTTTTAGTGGAAGACACCATCAAGCTGAGTGCTGTGACCCTGATTGATGGCACGGAGGCGTTTCAGTTCGAGCCGTTTCAGCCGGAGGTCAAGCTAGGGGAAGACCCTCCTCCCCCGGTGCTGGAGCCGGAGTTTATGCCAACCCTGGAGGTGGAGTTGCCCTATGTGGTGGAATTCCAAGTGGATGCGAACTTAAGCAGTCCGGCTCCGGCGGAAGTGTTGGATAAGCTGCGGAACCTGAAGGCCGATGGTTTGGTGACGAGAATTGAGACATTGCAACAAATGGGGGTGATCACCGAATGA
- a CDS encoding Rpn family recombination-promoting nuclease/putative transposase, whose amino-acid sequence MNGIPDRYLNPLTDFGFKKLFGTEPNKALLIDLLNSLLPPHHQIQDLTYSPTEHLGTTEINRKAIFDLYCHSPQGERFIVELQKAKQNFFKDRSVYYASFPVQEQGQKGAWNFKLDPVYTVGILDFVFEEDREDPDAIQVVKLKNQHCKTFYEKLTFIYIELPKFTKTLEQLDTHTDKWLFLLKSLSHLLDQPQNLQEAVFSELFTAAEVAQFDPLEQVAYRESLKHYWDLNNVVDTAREEGWEEGRAKGWEEGRVKGREEGREEGREAGRTETITALIRGMEAAGFSPADIDRAIANLDP is encoded by the coding sequence ATGAACGGCATCCCCGATCGCTACCTCAACCCCCTCACCGACTTCGGCTTCAAAAAACTGTTCGGCACCGAACCCAACAAAGCCCTACTCATCGACCTTCTCAACAGCCTGCTGCCGCCCCACCACCAAATCCAAGACCTCACCTACTCCCCCACCGAACACCTGGGCACCACCGAGATCAACCGCAAAGCCATTTTTGATCTCTATTGCCACAGCCCCCAAGGGGAGCGCTTTATCGTCGAACTCCAGAAAGCCAAACAAAACTTCTTCAAAGACCGCAGCGTCTACTATGCCAGCTTCCCCGTCCAAGAACAGGGCCAAAAAGGGGCGTGGAACTTTAAGCTAGACCCCGTTTACACCGTGGGCATCCTGGATTTTGTCTTCGAGGAAGATCGGGAGGATCCCGATGCGATCCAAGTGGTCAAACTCAAAAATCAACACTGCAAAACCTTCTACGAAAAACTGACCTTTATCTACATCGAACTGCCCAAGTTCACGAAAACCCTGGAGCAACTGGACACCCACACCGATAAATGGCTGTTCCTCCTCAAATCCCTGTCCCATTTGCTGGATCAACCCCAGAACCTCCAGGAAGCAGTCTTTAGCGAACTCTTCACCGCCGCCGAAGTGGCCCAATTCGATCCCCTGGAGCAGGTAGCCTACCGGGAAAGCCTTAAACACTACTGGGATCTCAACAATGTCGTCGATACGGCGCGGGAAGAAGGCTGGGAAGAAGGCCGCGCCAAGGGCTGGGAAGAAGGCCGCGTCAAAGGCCGGGAAGAAGGTCGGGAAGAAGGCCGGGAAGCAGGCCGTACCGAAACCATCACTGCCCTGATCCGTGGGATGGAAGCCGCCGGGTTTTCCCCGGCTGACATCGATCGGGCGATCGCCAACCTAGACCCATAA
- a CDS encoding DUF433 domain-containing protein, producing MSPSTQASSQPATPAPLSLADLAKTVSTLPFTELAAFQEILLSHMIQKTPGVMGGAACVRKTRIAVWILVSLMQQGASSEELLLDYPGLTSLDLWATQVYYLRYPREIDDLIAAHDREGTSQARFMVREYWRSDCGSP from the coding sequence ATGTCTCCTTCAACTCAAGCATCTTCACAACCTGCAACTCCTGCGCCCCTTTCTTTGGCGGATTTAGCTAAAACTGTCTCTACTCTACCCTTTACAGAGTTGGCAGCGTTCCAAGAAATTCTATTGTCCCACATGATCCAAAAAACGCCGGGAGTGATGGGGGGAGCGGCGTGTGTTCGCAAAACGCGCATTGCGGTTTGGATTTTGGTTTCTCTGATGCAACAGGGGGCGAGTTCCGAGGAGCTTTTGTTGGATTATCCTGGTTTAACCAGCCTGGATCTTTGGGCTACTCAGGTTTACTACTTACGTTACCCACGGGAGATTGATGATCTCATTGCTGCTCACGACCGTGAGGGGACTTCACAGGCTCGTTTTATGGTGAGGGAGTATTGGCGATCGGACTGTGGATCACCGTAA
- a CDS encoding helix-turn-helix domain-containing protein — translation MSKQVLDRYAIPQNQLAVAMGISRANVGRWYHGLDPSAENIVGITQALRSLNPEAAKTFVYLYLGDLVSDA, via the coding sequence ATGTCAAAACAGGTTTTAGATCGCTACGCAATTCCCCAAAATCAGCTTGCGGTGGCGATGGGAATTAGTCGGGCTAATGTGGGCCGCTGGTATCACGGTTTGGATCCCAGCGCGGAAAATATTGTCGGAATTACCCAGGCGTTGCGATCGCTCAACCCTGAAGCGGCCAAAACCTTTGTTTATCTGTATTTGGGCGATTTAGTCTCAGATGCTTAA
- a CDS encoding helix-turn-helix domain-containing protein has product MGKAGRVLREVLQDHGISQNRLAIALGMRPSVVYRWVSERTDPTGDTIVTITVALRSLNPPAARAFIQLYLGDLVEGD; this is encoded by the coding sequence ATGGGTAAAGCAGGGCGAGTTTTACGGGAAGTTTTGCAAGACCACGGGATTAGTCAAAACCGGCTAGCGATCGCGCTGGGGATGCGGCCTTCGGTGGTCTATCGTTGGGTCAGTGAGCGGACGGATCCGACGGGAGATACGATCGTGACTATTACTGTGGCACTTCGATCGCTCAACCCCCCAGCAGCCAGAGCTTTTATCCAGTTGTATTTGGGCGATTTGGTCGAAGGGGATTAA
- a CDS encoding XisI protein has translation MESLTQYRELVQQLLEDYAKPYLEASPDTHYLICDIQRDHYQWMEVGWEGSYRLYRSILHFDIQNAKIWLQQNLTDQDPAAALVTQGVPPEDIVLGLQAPYKRPYTDYGY, from the coding sequence ATGGAATCCCTGACGCAGTATCGTGAATTAGTGCAGCAACTGCTAGAAGACTACGCTAAGCCTTATCTGGAGGCCAGTCCAGACACCCATTATCTGATCTGCGACATTCAGAGAGATCATTACCAGTGGATGGAAGTTGGCTGGGAGGGTTCCTATCGCCTTTATCGATCGATTCTCCACTTTGATATTCAAAATGCCAAAATTTGGCTACAACAGAATCTCACCGACCAAGATCCCGCAGCCGCCTTAGTTACCCAGGGAGTACCACCCGAAGATATTGTTTTAGGACTACAAGCACCCTATAAGCGCCCCTATACGGATTATGGCTACTAG
- a CDS encoding quinone-dependent dihydroorotate dehydrogenase, giving the protein MDIYQQALRPLLFSGLLGDEERLHHRALGILATAAQVRTQPWGRWLRSPLHRGLGVTDSRLAQHLWGLDFPNPLGLAAGFDKDGVAAPLWGDLGFGFAELGTVTHHPQPGNPQPRLFRLVADRAILNRMGFNNHGSAALAQRLATFAQRLDSTAAKSVTDRVVSDRSASDRSTTAQSASAQSASDRSASDRSPLSWTPLPWSVPLGINLGKSKVTPLDQAVEDYCASFRLLQPWGHYFVVNVSSPNTPGLRSLQTTEALDPLLAALQRENSQHRPLLVKISPDLDWPDLAAVVELVQRHRLAGIIATNTTIGRSGLTTQHLKATGGAIAQEAGGISGHPLAARSTAVIRFLWQESQGQVPIIGVGGVASAADAWDKITAGASLVQLYTGWIYGGPGVLRQILQGLGQRLEQAGMTHIRQAIGSEGSSPSGIS; this is encoded by the coding sequence GTGGACATTTATCAGCAAGCCCTACGCCCCTTATTGTTTTCTGGTCTATTGGGGGACGAAGAACGCCTCCACCATCGTGCCCTCGGTATCCTGGCCACCGCTGCCCAGGTGCGTACCCAGCCCTGGGGTCGGTGGTTGCGATCGCCCCTCCACCGTGGCCTAGGGGTGACGGATTCTCGGTTGGCGCAACACCTGTGGGGGCTAGACTTTCCCAATCCCCTGGGGTTAGCGGCGGGATTTGACAAAGATGGGGTAGCTGCCCCCCTCTGGGGAGATTTGGGCTTTGGCTTTGCGGAACTGGGCACCGTCACCCACCATCCCCAACCCGGTAATCCCCAGCCCCGTCTGTTTCGCTTGGTGGCCGATCGCGCCATCCTCAACCGCATGGGTTTCAATAACCACGGATCCGCTGCCCTAGCCCAGCGCCTCGCCACCTTTGCCCAACGCTTGGACTCTACGGCTGCTAAATCTGTCACCGATCGAGTAGTCAGCGATCGATCTGCCAGCGATCGATCTACCACCGCTCAATCGGCCAGCGCTCAATCGGCCAGCGATCGATCGGCCAGCGATCGATCCCCTCTGTCCTGGACTCCGCTGCCCTGGTCTGTGCCATTGGGGATTAACTTGGGGAAATCCAAGGTCACCCCCTTAGATCAGGCTGTGGAAGACTATTGCGCCAGTTTTCGGCTGTTGCAACCCTGGGGCCATTATTTTGTCGTCAATGTTTCCTCCCCCAATACACCGGGGCTGCGATCGCTCCAAACCACAGAAGCCTTAGATCCCCTGTTGGCGGCTCTGCAACGGGAAAATTCCCAGCATCGTCCCCTGTTGGTTAAAATCAGCCCTGATTTAGACTGGCCTGATTTAGCCGCCGTGGTGGAACTGGTGCAACGGCACCGGCTAGCGGGCATTATTGCCACCAACACCACCATTGGCCGATCGGGCCTCACAACCCAGCACCTAAAGGCCACGGGGGGGGCGATCGCCCAGGAAGCGGGCGGCATCAGCGGCCACCCCCTCGCCGCCCGATCCACCGCCGTGATCCGTTTCCTGTGGCAAGAATCCCAGGGTCAGGTGCCCATTATTGGGGTGGGGGGGGTGGCCAGTGCCGCCGATGCCTGGGACAAAATTACGGCGGGGGCTTCCCTGGTGCAGCTTTACACGGGCTGGATCTATGGTGGCCCTGGGGTGTTGCGGCAGATCCTCCAGGGCTTGGGGCAGCGCCTAGAGCAGGCCGGTATGACCCATATCCGACAGGCCATTGGTAGCGAAGGATCATCCCCCAGTGGCATCAGTTAA
- the pilM gene encoding type IV pilus assembly protein PilM, protein MFLKNLFSGSKQGIGIELTPERLNIVQLKKQGQAYKLVNYISEEMPEDLIQDGQITNPPELVDLLQTVLAEYKIKTKKVATAIPGRDVVTRLIPVPAELDDRELRDMVLNQEAGLYLPFPREEADVDYQKLGFFVDEDGIEKVQVLLVAARRDITDLYLNTFQEAGLEVDVLEISSFSLIRTIRQQLRQFSSQEAVAIADIEFDNTEISIVVDGVPHFSRTVPLGAFQIQNALARAMNLPPSRNTELLQGMTVPLSPGGDMTGNTTTSNPGAAAILRVLGELADELRRSIDFYLNQDENLEVAQLLLAGPGGGLGQLDEFFTPRLSVPTSHIDPIEALSLEVDEEIPQVQRPGMGVVLGLGLREV, encoded by the coding sequence GTGTTTCTAAAAAATCTCTTCTCGGGCAGCAAGCAGGGCATTGGGATCGAACTCACTCCAGAGCGGCTCAATATTGTCCAACTGAAAAAGCAGGGACAAGCCTATAAACTGGTCAACTACATTTCCGAGGAAATGCCAGAAGACCTGATCCAAGACGGGCAAATTACCAACCCGCCCGAACTGGTGGACCTGCTCCAGACGGTGTTGGCGGAGTACAAAATCAAAACCAAAAAAGTGGCCACTGCCATACCGGGCCGCGATGTGGTCACCCGGTTGATTCCCGTGCCCGCTGAACTGGACGATCGGGAACTGCGGGACATGGTTTTGAACCAGGAAGCCGGTCTCTATTTGCCGTTCCCCCGGGAAGAAGCCGATGTGGACTACCAAAAACTGGGCTTTTTTGTAGATGAAGATGGCATCGAAAAAGTGCAGGTGTTGTTGGTGGCCGCTCGCAGGGACATCACGGATCTTTACCTCAATACGTTCCAAGAGGCGGGCCTAGAGGTGGATGTGCTGGAAATCAGCAGCTTTTCCCTGATTCGCACCATTCGCCAACAGTTGCGGCAATTTAGTTCCCAGGAAGCGGTGGCGATCGCCGATATTGAATTTGATAACACCGAAATTTCCATAGTTGTAGATGGGGTGCCCCACTTTTCCCGCACCGTCCCCCTGGGAGCCTTCCAAATCCAAAACGCCCTCGCCCGTGCCATGAACCTACCCCCCTCCCGCAATACGGAACTGCTCCAGGGCATGACCGTTCCCCTCAGCCCTGGCGGGGACATGACAGGCAACACCACCACCAGCAACCCAGGGGCAGCGGCCATCTTGCGAGTTCTGGGGGAACTGGCGGATGAACTGCGCCGCTCCATTGACTTTTATCTCAACCAAGATGAAAACCTGGAGGTGGCCCAATTGCTGTTGGCGGGTCCAGGGGGTGGCCTGGGGCAGTTGGATGAATTTTTTACCCCGCGCCTGAGTGTGCCCACCAGCCACATCGATCCCATTGAAGCCCTCAGCTTGGAGGTGGATGAGGAAATTCCCCAGGTGCAGCGCCCTGGTATGGGGGTGGTTTTGGGTCTTGGACTGCGGGAGGTTTAG
- a CDS encoding element excision factor XisH family protein codes for MAKDKFHGAVRRALEKENWQITHDPFPFDYGGVNFQIDIGAEQVLGAERAGEKIAVEIKSFLNPLPFTQGAVQAYQLQIIVYNPEQERIEEWNP; via the coding sequence ATGGCTAAAGATAAGTTTCATGGCGCAGTTCGTCGAGCCTTAGAAAAGGAGAACTGGCAAATTACCCACGATCCCTTTCCCTTTGACTATGGTGGTGTGAACTTTCAGATTGACATTGGTGCGGAGCAAGTCCTAGGCGCAGAGCGTGCAGGGGAGAAAATCGCGGTAGAAATTAAAAGTTTTCTGAATCCATTACCCTTTACCCAGGGGGCTGTTCAAGCCTACCAACTTCAAATCATTGTTTATAACCCAGAGCAAGAGAGAATTGAAGAATGGAATCCCTGA
- a CDS encoding Rpn family recombination-promoting nuclease/putative transposase, translated as MNGIPDRYLNPLTDFGFKKLFGTEPNKALLIDLLNSLLPPHHQIQDLTYSPTEHLGTTEINRKAIFDLYCHSPQGERFIVELQKAKQNFFKDRSVYYASFPVQEQGQKGAWNFKLDPVYTVGILDFVFEEDREDPDAIQVVKLKNQHCKTFYEKLTFIYIELPKFTKTLEQLDTHTDKWLFLLKSLSHLLDQPQNLQESVFSELFTAAEVAQFDPLEQVAYRESLKHYWDLNNVVDTAREEGWEEGWEEGRVKGWEDGLAEGEARGRSATIAQIRQSLEAAGFSPADIDRAIANLDP; from the coding sequence ATGAACGGCATCCCCGATCGCTACCTCAACCCCCTCACCGACTTCGGCTTCAAAAAACTGTTCGGCACCGAACCCAACAAAGCCCTACTCATCGACCTTCTCAATAGCCTGCTGCCGCCCCACCACCAAATCCAAGACCTCACCTACTCCCCCACCGAACACCTGGGCACCACCGAGATCAACCGCAAAGCTATTTTTGATCTCTACTGCCACAGCCCCCAAGGGGAGCGCTTTATCGTCGAACTCCAGAAAGCCAAACAAAACTTCTTCAAAGACCGCAGCGTCTACTACGCCAGCTTCCCCGTCCAAGAACAGGGCCAAAAAGGGGCGTGGAACTTTAAGCTAGACCCCGTTTACACCGTGGGCATCCTGGATTTTGTCTTCGAGGAAGATCGGGAGGATCCCGATGCGATCCAAGTGGTCAAACTCAAAAATCAACACTGCAAAACCTTCTACGAAAAACTGACCTTCATCTACATCGAACTACCTAAATTCACGAAAACCCTAGAGCAACTGGACACCCACACCGATAAATGGCTGTTCCTCCTCAAATCCCTGTCCCATTTGCTGGATCAACCCCAAAACCTCCAGGAATCAGTCTTTAGCGAACTCTTCACCGCCGCCGAAGTGGCTCAGTTTGACCCCCTGGAGCAGGTAGCCTACCGGGAAAGCCTTAAACACTACTGGGACCTCAATAATGTCGTCGATACGGCGCGGGAAGAAGGCTGGGAAGAAGGCTGGGAAGAAGGCCGCGTCAAAGGCTGGGAAGACGGGTTAGCAGAAGGTGAGGCACGGGGACGATCGGCCACGATCGCCCAGATCCGGCAATCCCTGGAAGCCGCCGGATTTTCCCCGGCTGACATCGATCGGGCGATCGCCAACCTAGACCCATAA
- a CDS encoding thioredoxin, with amino-acid sequence MEPATSGRVLASVPTLLATHNRGNHGGIAPTKIGKPAKVNWTLSL; translated from the coding sequence TTGGAACCTGCGACATCGGGTAGGGTTCTTGCCTCCGTGCCGACCCTCTTGGCGACGCACAACCGGGGCAACCACGGGGGGATTGCCCCTACCAAAATCGGTAAACCCGCCAAAGTGAACTGGACTCTTAGCTTGTAG